From the genome of Pseudomonas yamanorum, one region includes:
- a CDS encoding ABC transporter substrate-binding protein: MLKHAVIPLLVSAGLMAAAPFAQAASNLVFCSEGSPAGFDPGQYTTGTDFDASAETMFNRLTQFERGGTAVVPGLATTWDVSPDGLTYTFHLREGVKFHTTPYFKPTREFTADDVLFTFNRMINKDDPFRKAYPTEFPYFTDMGMDTNIKNIEKVDDHTVKFTLGTVDAAFIQNLAMSFASIQSAEYAAQLLKEGKAQDINQKPIGTGPFVFKSYQKDSNIRYTGNKDYWKPEDVKIDNLIFAITTDPSVRIQKLKKNECQVTLFPRPADLKALGEDKDLKLPHQAGFNLGYIAYNVMPVLKGQTAPNPLSDLRVREALDMSVNKQQIIDSVYQGAGQLAVNAMPPTQWSYDTTIKDAPFDVTKAKALLKEAGVKEGTEITLWAMPVQRPYNPNAKLMAEMLQNDWKQIGLKVNIVSYEWGEYIKRSKGGENQAMIIGWSGDNGDPDNWLNVLFGCDSLAGNNFSKWCDKKFDGIVKEAKATSDVAKRTELYKQAQHILKDAVPMTPIAHSTVYQPMRNNVQDFKISPFGLNSFYGVSVSGK, from the coding sequence ATGCTTAAACACGCAGTCATTCCGTTATTAGTCAGCGCCGGTTTAATGGCTGCTGCACCTTTCGCCCAAGCGGCGAGCAACCTGGTGTTCTGCTCCGAAGGGAGCCCGGCCGGTTTTGACCCAGGCCAGTACACCACCGGAACAGACTTCGATGCTTCGGCCGAAACCATGTTCAACCGTCTGACCCAGTTCGAGCGCGGCGGCACCGCTGTTGTTCCTGGGCTGGCCACGACCTGGGACGTTTCCCCGGATGGCCTGACGTACACCTTCCACCTGCGTGAAGGCGTCAAGTTCCACACCACCCCGTACTTCAAGCCAACTCGTGAATTCACGGCTGACGACGTACTGTTCACCTTCAACCGGATGATCAATAAAGACGATCCGTTCCGTAAAGCCTACCCAACCGAGTTCCCGTACTTCACGGACATGGGTATGGACACCAACATCAAGAACATCGAGAAAGTCGATGACCACACCGTCAAGTTCACCCTTGGCACCGTGGACGCCGCCTTCATCCAGAACCTGGCAATGAGCTTCGCCTCCATCCAGTCGGCTGAATACGCCGCCCAACTGTTGAAGGAAGGCAAGGCACAGGACATCAACCAGAAGCCAATCGGCACTGGTCCGTTCGTGTTCAAGAGCTACCAGAAAGACTCCAACATCCGTTACACCGGCAACAAGGATTACTGGAAGCCTGAAGACGTGAAGATCGACAACCTGATCTTCGCCATCACCACCGACCCGTCGGTGCGTATCCAGAAGCTGAAGAAAAACGAATGCCAGGTGACCCTGTTCCCACGTCCAGCCGACCTCAAGGCGCTGGGTGAAGACAAGGACCTGAAACTGCCGCACCAGGCCGGTTTCAACCTGGGCTACATCGCCTACAACGTAATGCCGGTCCTCAAGGGCCAGACCGCGCCTAACCCGCTGTCCGACCTGCGCGTGCGTGAGGCCCTGGACATGTCGGTGAACAAGCAGCAGATCATCGACTCGGTTTACCAGGGTGCAGGCCAACTGGCTGTCAACGCCATGCCGCCTACCCAATGGTCCTACGACACCACCATCAAGGATGCTCCGTTTGATGTGACCAAAGCCAAGGCTTTGCTCAAGGAAGCCGGCGTCAAGGAAGGCACCGAGATCACCCTGTGGGCGATGCCGGTCCAGCGTCCGTACAACCCGAACGCCAAGCTGATGGCTGAGATGCTGCAGAATGACTGGAAACAGATCGGCCTGAAAGTGAACATCGTCAGCTACGAGTGGGGCGAGTACATCAAGCGTTCCAAAGGCGGCGAGAACCAGGCCATGATCATTGGCTGGAGCGGCGACAATGGTGACCCGGACAACTGGCTGAACGTGCTGTTCGGCTGCGATTCCCTGGCCGGTAACAACTTCTCCAAGTGGTGCGACAAGAAATTCGACGGCATCGTGAAAGAAGCCAAGGCGACTTCCGACGTAGCCAAACGCACCGAGCTGTACAAGCAGGCGCAACATATCCTCAAAGATGCAGTCCCGATGACACCTATCGCGCACTCGACGGTGTATCAACCCATGCGCAACAACGTGCAGGACTTCAAGATCAGCCCATTTGGCTTGAACTCCTTCTACGGCGTGAGCGTAAGCGGCAAGTAA